One genomic segment of Coffea arabica cultivar ET-39 chromosome 6e, Coffea Arabica ET-39 HiFi, whole genome shotgun sequence includes these proteins:
- the LOC113695137 gene encoding beta-glucuronosyltransferase GlcAT14A, which yields MITKIFFVTFILTSILLSLLYIPTRLSHPITIFRPPKSFIIPKTSKPYPVTFAYLISASTGDTVKLKRLLRALYHPGNYYLIHLEADAEDFEHKEIARFVSSEPVFSQVGNVWIVGKPNLVSYRGPTMLATTLHAIAMLLRTAKWDWFINLSASDYPLVTQDDLMSAFANLPRDLNFVQHTSHLGWKMNKRGKPVIIDPGLHSLNKSEIWWVIKQRSLPTAFKLFTGSAWTFLSRSFSEYCIAGWDNLPRTLLLYYTNFVSSPEGYFQTVICNSEDYRNTTVNHDLHHITWDNPPKQHPRSLGLKDYRRMVLSNRPFARKFKQNDRVLDKIDHEILKRHHRHFTYGGWCSKGADDLSLSCSDLQSENYGVLKPGTGARRLRTLLSKLLSAQNLNKRQCK from the exons ATGatcaccaaaattttctttgtcACATTCATTTTAACTTCTATTCTACTATCTCTTCTCTACATTCCCACTCGGCTGTCCCACCCCATCACCATTTTCAGGCCACCCAAAAGCTTCATCATCCCAAAAACCAGCAAGCCATATCCAGTGACTTTTGCCTACTTGATCTCAGCATCTACAGGAGACACTGTGAAACTTAAACGCCTATTGCGCGCCCTGTACCATCCAGGAAATTACTATCTGATACACCTGGAAGCTGATGCAGAAGACTTTGAGCATAAGGAGATAGCAAGATTTGTGTCCAGTGAGCCTGTTTTTAGCCAAGTTGGCAATGTTTGGATTGTTGGAAAGCCTAATTTGGTTAGCTATAGAGGTCCAACCATGCTTGCCACCACTCTCCATGCAATAGCTATGCTTCTTAGGACTGCAAAATGGGATTGGTTCATCAATCTCAGTGCCTCTGACTACCCTTTGGTAACTCAAGATG ATCTGATGTCAGCATTTGCTAACTTGCCAAGAGATCTTAATTTTGTTCAGCACACTAGCCATTTGGGCTGGAAAAT GAATAAGAGAGGAAAGCCAGTTATAATAGACCCAGGTCTGCATAGCCTTAATAAATCTGAGATCTGGTGGGTTATAAAGCAAAGAAGTCTCCCAACTGCCTTCAAGCTTTTTACAG GATCAGCGTGGACATTTCTATCCAGATCCTTCTCTGAATATTGCATTGCTGGTTGGGACAACCTGCCAAGAACCCTTCTCCTTTACTACACAAATTTCGTTTCATCTCCTGAAGGCTATTTCCAGACAGTAATATGCAATTCTGAAGACTACAGAAACACTACAGTCAACCATGATCTTCACCATATTACATGGGACAATCCTCCGAAGCAACATCCACGGTCACTTGGGCTAAAAGATTATAGAAGAATGGTCTTGAGCAATCGTCCATTCGCTAGGAAATTCAAGCAGAATGACCgtgttcttgataaaattgatcaCGAGATTCTCAAAAGACACCATAGACATTTTACTTATGGTGGATGGTGCTCCAAGGGGGCTGATGATCTGAGTCTTTCATGCTCAGATTTGCAAAGTGAGAATTATGGTGTTCTGAAGCCTGGAACAGGTGCTCGAAGATTGAGAACTTTATTATCTAAACTGCTCTCTGCTCAAAACTTGAATAAGAGGCAATGTAAATGA